Genomic DNA from Alphaproteobacteria bacterium PA2:
CTACCGGACCGGCAACTTCCTGTTCGATACGGCCGGGGAAATCCACGGGGTGCTGGATTGGGAGATGGCCCACCTGGGAGATCCCCTTGAGGATCTTGGATGGGGCTTCAATCCGGTCTGGTCCTTTGGCCGTGGCCAGGCTGGCGGCCTGGTTCCCGATCATCAGGCCGTGGCCATCTGGGAAAGGTCCAGCGGACTTCGGGCTGACCCTGACGCGCTCTACTGGTGGACCCTGTTCAACTGCGTCAAGGGGCAGGCCATCTGGGTCTCCTCGGCCAGGGCCTGGATCGACGGGGGCAATCGCGAGCCGATCATGGTCTATCCGCCATGGGCCCTGCAGAACGCCCAGGATCGCGCCACCCTCAAGGTCATGGGCCGTCTATGAAGCCGAATGTCTCTGATGTGCTGATGGAGCTGTCAGCCCTTGTCGCCCGCAATGCCGCGCCAGATATTCCGCCTACGGATCGTGCCGGGGCCCTGGGCCTTACCGCCGCCTTGCTGGCGATCGCCGGACGGCGCTGGGATGACGCCGCCCACAATCTTGTCCATGAAAACCGTGAGTTGCGAAAGCTGCTCGGTCTTTCCGGCCAGGATGACGACCTCAGAATTCCCGCACTGACGGGAGAAAATGCGAGGCTTAGGGCCATGCTGATCAACCGACACGCCGAGATTGAAGGCAAGGATCAGCAACTGGAAGATGCGATCTGGGCCGAGCTGGCGGCCTCGACTGTCCGGCGTCTGACACCCGGATCGCCTGTCTGATTTTTAGACATGTCCCGTGCCGAATTAATCCCTATTTAGGGCTATCGGGCCTAGGACTCCGGGGATGTATTTCCCCCACAGGCCTTAGGTTTTGACGTCTCCCGGCAGCCATCCAACGGCAGGTCCCGACAGCGCGGCGTCACAGACGTCGGGCGGGCAAGACCAATTCCGGCTGATCGCAGACCACATGCTGGACATGGTCTGCTGCAGTGATCCTGCGGGCGTGCTGACCTATGTCTCGCCGGCCAGTCAGGGTCTGCTTGGCTATGGGCCAGAAGAGCTGGTTGGCGCTCCTGCGAACTTCTTCCACCCCGACGATTTTGCCCGGATCACTGACGCCCTTGCCGGCCATGTATCCCAAGGTCCGGGAGCGGCTCCCCTGCGTCTTGAATTCCGGGTCCTGCGCAAGGATGGCGCCAGCGTCTGGGTCGAAAGCGGCCTTCGGGCGGTCTATGATCCCCAATCGGGCGACCTGGTCGGCTTCCAGGACAGTCTGCGGGACATCAGCGAGCGCCGCGCCACCGAGGCAAGGCTGGCCCGCAGTGAAATGCGTTTCCGGCTCATGGCGGAAAACGCCAATGACATCATCGCCTGCTACGATCCTGATACCCGGTTCACCTTCCTATCGCCTTCGGTCAGGACCCTGCTTGGCTATGACCCGGAGGAGCTGACCGGTCAGACCGCCATTTCCGTCATGCATCCGGGCGACGTCCGCCGGGTGGTCAAGGCCTTCCGCGACCATATTGCAGGGGGGCCCAAGGCGACCGCTTTCCGCATCGAATACCGCGCCCTCCACAAGGACGGGTCTGTGGTCTGGCTGGAGACCCGGCCCCGGGCCATTTATGATCCGGTGACCTCCGACCTGATCGAGTTCCAGGATGTGGCCCGGGATGTCACAGAGCGTAAGGCCATGGAAGCCGAACTGGCTGCGGCCCGTGAGGAGGCTGAATCCGCATCGGCGGTGAAGTCAGCCTTCCTGGCCAATATGAGCCACGAAATCCGCACGCCCCTCACCGCCATTCTCGGCTTTGCCGGTCTGCTGACCGAGCGTCAGGATCTCAACGCTACAGCGCGCCAGCACCTGGACCGGATCACCTCCGGCAGCCGGGCCCTGCTGGCCATCGTCAATGACATTCTCGACTTCTCCAAGCTGGAGGCCGAGCAGGTCGAATTCCGTCCCCGGTCAGTGGCCTTGCGGCCACTGGTGGAGGACAGCCTGGCCATGTTCATTCCTGAAGCCGCCGGCAAGGGCGTGACCCTGGGCTTTGAAATGGACGGGCCGGTTCCGGACCATGTGATGGTCGATTCCGACAGGTTGCGGCAGATCCTGCTCAATCTGATCGGCAACGCCGTGAAGTTCACCGAGATCGGCTCGGTGACCGTACGCCTGGCCTATATGGGGCCCCTTGGACAATTGCGGGTCGAGGTCTCCGACACCGGCGTCGGCATGGATGAAGGTCAGCGGGCGCACCTGTTCAAGCGGTTCAGCCAGGTTGATGGGTCTTCAACCCGCAAGTATGGCGGCACAGGGCTGGGACTGGCGATCTGCAAGGGTCTGGCTGAGGCCATGGGCGGATCCGTCGGCGTCCGCAGCGCGGTCGGCCTGGGCTCGACCTTCCATGTCACCATCGCCGCCCCTGTGGCCAGGGCTGCAGACAAGGTCACCGAGGGGCCATCCCTGGGCGATATCGAAGGTCTTCGTCTGCTGATCGTGGATGACAACAGCTCCAACCGCGATCTGGCTCGGGCCGTCCTCGAGCCGATGGGTGTTGAAGTGACCGATGTCGAGAGCGGATACGCCGCCCTGGTCGAGGCCGAGGCCATGCCCTACGACGTCATCCTTCTGGACATCCGCATGCCAGGTCTCAGCGGCCCGGAAACCCTTGAGCGCCTGCGCAGTCGCCCCGGACCGAACCAGCACATCCCCATCCTGGCCTTCAGCGCCGACGCGGATCTGGCCGACGGCAGCCTGGGCGGCGGCTTTGACGACCTGATCCTCAAGCCGATCAGCCCCCGCGATCTGATCATCGCCATGGTGAAGTGGGCGCCGGGCGGCGAGCAGGCTGATCAATCCTGGCTGCGCCACGCCCAGGCCTAGGGGCCTTCCCCCCGAACAAATTCATCGGTCGAGTATCGACAAGGGCGTCAGCCTCGGCTTTGCTGCGCGCCGCGCCCTGAGGGACGCCAAGACGACGCATTTTAATTAGGGACAATTTTTCAAATGGCTCGAATGCTGCCTGAACCCACGCCGGAAACCCGGCATTTCTGGGAAGGATGCCGAGACGGCGAACTGCGTCTGCAGCGCTGCACGGAATGCAAGCACTCCTATTTTCCGCCCCGCGCCTTCTGCCCGAAGTGCGCAAGTCGCGAGGTCGAAATCTACAAGGCCAGCGGCAAGGGCATCCTCTATTCCTACGTGATCAATCACCGCCCCCGCCCGGACATGGGAACCGAACCCTACGCCATCGCTGTTGTGCAGCTGGATGAAGGCCCGCGGATGATGACCAATATTGTCGGTTGCCCGCAGACGCCTGAGGCTCTGGTTCTGGACATGCCCATGCAGGTCCACTTCGCCAAGCAGACCGACGACATTTCTTTGCCTTTGTTCGAACCGGCCAAGGGCTGAGGGAACCACACCTATGAAACCCAAGAGCGTTGCGGTCGTCGGGGCCGCTGAAACCACCCGTCTCGGCAAGATCCCGGACGTTTCCGTCATCGGCCTGCATGCAGACGCCGCCCT
This window encodes:
- a CDS encoding DNA-binding protein — translated: MARMLPEPTPETRHFWEGCRDGELRLQRCTECKHSYFPPRAFCPKCASREVEIYKASGKGILYSYVINHRPRPDMGTEPYAIAVVQLDEGPRMMTNIVGCPQTPEALVLDMPMQVHFAKQTDDISLPLFEPAKG
- a CDS encoding hybrid sensor histidine kinase/response regulator encodes the protein MLDMVCCSDPAGVLTYVSPASQGLLGYGPEELVGAPANFFHPDDFARITDALAGHVSQGPGAAPLRLEFRVLRKDGASVWVESGLRAVYDPQSGDLVGFQDSLRDISERRATEARLARSEMRFRLMAENANDIIACYDPDTRFTFLSPSVRTLLGYDPEELTGQTAISVMHPGDVRRVVKAFRDHIAGGPKATAFRIEYRALHKDGSVVWLETRPRAIYDPVTSDLIEFQDVARDVTERKAMEAELAAAREEAESASAVKSAFLANMSHEIRTPLTAILGFAGLLTERQDLNATARQHLDRITSGSRALLAIVNDILDFSKLEAEQVEFRPRSVALRPLVEDSLAMFIPEAAGKGVTLGFEMDGPVPDHVMVDSDRLRQILLNLIGNAVKFTEIGSVTVRLAYMGPLGQLRVEVSDTGVGMDEGQRAHLFKRFSQVDGSSTRKYGGTGLGLAICKGLAEAMGGSVGVRSAVGLGSTFHVTIAAPVARAADKVTEGPSLGDIEGLRLLIVDDNSSNRDLARAVLEPMGVEVTDVESGYAALVEAEAMPYDVILLDIRMPGLSGPETLERLRSRPGPNQHIPILAFSADADLADGSLGGGFDDLILKPISPRDLIIAMVKWAPGGEQADQSWLRHAQA